The stretch of DNA GCAGCACACTCCTCGCGAGGTGACCCGGCCCTCGATCGGGGCGACTCGGAATCCGAGTCGCCCCGATCTTTCCCCAGGGGCAGCACTCTCTTTCTCTTTTCCACCGGTAGCAGTGAGGAGCGATCACTCTCGCCCACGATCCATCGTCTCTGCCTGACGATCCACGGTTCAGCGCTCGCAGAAAGTCCTGGCGCACCATGTCACCACGCGCACTCCGCGTTCGTCGTGGGACGGCGAGCCCCCTCCGAACCGCCGACGGCACCTGCCGCTGAGCCGGATGACCCACACCTCTCCATACGGATCGCGCGTGAAGTGCATTCGGCCAGGCATGCAACAGCGAATGGTCATCGTGCGACGTTATCCCTGCCGCTTTCACCACGTATAAGGAGCACTCGGCCAACTCGTATCCGATGGCACCTCTGTATCTTTGCTCCCGACCGCACACAGCACACCATTAGCTGTCGCTCGCTTGCCCGACGGTTCGCTCGTCGGAACGCAAAACAGCCGCTGTGGTGACGCAGCTCGATTGGTCGGGTTCCCTCCTCATCGAGCATTCACGACGGAGCAGGAAGCACCAGATCAGTCCTTCTTGCCCCCTGTCCGTGAGAGAACCTCAGGAGCAGCCCTTCACCGATGCTTGGTCTTCCGATGCGACACGACTCGCTGGCAGCGGTGCCGCCGTCACCCGCACCACCGACGGACGGTGCCGTCCCAGCCGGACTCGGCTCCAGGCACCTCCGTCGAACTCGCCCCACATCACCGCGACCGAGGTCCTGGATCCCGTACAGGACTCTCCCGCGAGACCCCCGCGGGGCGACTCTTCGCTCGGTCGCTGGTACCCTGGTTCACCCCTGAGATCCCAAGCAACTCGCCCGACTCGTTCCACACTCGGTCAGAGGTTCATGGAGCACACGAACCGTTCGAGTCGACCGCCCGAACCCGCCGCTCACACGGAACTCGTCGGATGATGCACTTTTCCGGTAACACCGACACCGGAACGCCGAAAGTCGCTGAATTCCCCAGACTCCTCGCGTCGTCCGCGACGTTGAATATCGTGGGCGATCGGACACCCGATCACGAATGCTCACTCATGGACCCACACGACGCTCGTCGTGCAGCGGTAGAAGCCAATCGAAGGCAACGCCCGTCTCACCGCCGCCGTCCGGCACGATCACCCGAGCTTCCGATGCCTGGTCAGTCATGAGTTCCCGGCACATCCCGCACGGTGGTACCACCTCACCCCATCGATGCACGGCGACGATCGTGTCGATTTCGGTATCGCCATCAGCCGCTGCCAGACCGATCGCCACCGCTTCAGCAGAGACCGATCGTCGCCTCCAGATGCACCGCACTGGACACCATTCTGGATCGTGTCCGCAGTGCACGACCGATCTGCTGCCAGCCCTGTTTGGAGCGCCATCCGATGATCTCGCGTGCCACCGCAGCGAGCAGACGATCGCTTTGCGTGCGTGTCATGACGCTGCTTTCCGTCCGCACCGGTCAGTCGTTCGGTCGTGACAGCGAGCCGCAACGGAAAGGCACCTTTCAGCACGCCTGCCGTGCCGCGACGATGCTGCGTGGCGCGCGATCATCGCTGACTCACCGAAAGGCGCTTCGACATGTCGGACGTCTATGGGATGAACGAGCTCGCCGATCGAGTTGCACGCCCTTGACAGCACCCCCCTCCCCCTCGCACACTCGAGCGTTGTTGCAGTGGACGGGGGATGACCGATGAGCAGTCACCAGTCGGGCCGCGAACACTGGTTCGCGATACTGGAAAGCAGTGCCCGTCTCCGCTACGGCCCAGAACGCACCACAGCGATCACCGACGAACTGCGGGGCATGGCTGACGCGCTCGCTCGCCTGCTCGTCGAGCCACTCGACTTCGCGGATGAGCCACCCTTCGACCTGCTTCCCGAAAGGCAGGTGCGGGCATGAACCAACTCCTCCACCTCCCGCTGCGCGAAATTCCCGCCCGCATCCGGCAGCGCCAGCTCTCGGTGAGCGATTTGATCCAGGCCACGCTCCAGCAGATCGAGCGCACCGAGCCCGATGTTCAGGCATGGGTCGAGATCGACCGCGATGGTGCCCTCCGCGAGGCCGAGCGACTCGACCGCTTGGCTGCTCGCGGCACGGTCCTGCCCTTACACGGAGTCCCCGTCGGCCTCAAGGACGTGATCGACGTTGCCGGACTCCCAACTCGTGCTGGCTTCGCACCGCTCGCCGACCACCCCGCCCAGGCCGATGCTGCCATCGTCGCGCGGCTGCGCGAACTCGGTGCGGTCGTACTCGGCAAGACCCACACCACCCAACTCGCTTTCGCCGACCCCGCCCCTACCCGCAATCCGTGGGCACCTGACCGCACTCCGGGTGGTTCCAGCTCCGGATCAGCTGCTGCCGTCGCCGCCCGCCAGTCTCCGCTCACCGTTGGCACCCAGACCGCCGGCTCGGTCGTCCGCCCCGCCGCCTACTGTGGTGTCGTCGGTTTCAAACCGAGCCTCGATTGGTTCCCGCTCGATGGAGTCATTCCGCTGGCCTGGTCGCTCGATCACCTCGGGATCTTCACCCGCTCGGTCGAGGATGCAGCCTACGCCTATGTCGCTCTTTGCGCTCACCAGCGACTGGAAGTGCCGCTCGCCACCGAGCCACCGCGTCTTTTCCTGCTCGT from Thermomicrobium roseum DSM 5159 encodes:
- a CDS encoding cytidine deaminase: MAIGLAAADGDTEIDTIVAVHRWGEVVPPCGMCRELMTDQASEARVIVPDGGGETGVAFDWLLPLHDERRVGP
- a CDS encoding blasticidin-S deaminase, translated to MTRTQSDRLLAAVAREIIGWRSKQGWQQIGRALRTRSRMVSSAVHLEATIGLC
- a CDS encoding amidase; this encodes MNQLLHLPLREIPARIRQRQLSVSDLIQATLQQIERTEPDVQAWVEIDRDGALREAERLDRLAARGTVLPLHGVPVGLKDVIDVAGLPTRAGFAPLADHPAQADAAIVARLRELGAVVLGKTHTTQLAFADPAPTRNPWAPDRTPGGSSSGSAAAVAARQSPLTVGTQTAGSVVRPAAYCGVVGFKPSLDWFPLDGVIPLAWSLDHLGIFTRSVEDAAYAYVALCAHQRLEVPLATEPPRLFLLVDFLELAEPEVAAHLQDVARRFREAGARIEERRLPVDVHLLLAVHHVIMLSEMGALHQQMLERVPDAYGPRLRSAVEVGQLVPAGALLHARRLRRRLSTLLDSFLSQVDAVILPTASGPAPDRSTTGDRRFQAVWTLLGTPALSLPSGLTHDGLPLATQLVARFGHDRHLLHVAAWCERILPSLPPPPLA